One genomic region from Candidatus Bathyarchaeota archaeon encodes:
- a CDS encoding 50S ribosomal protein L14e, translating into MPAIEVGRICVKTLGREAGRKCVIVDIIDKNFVLITGPKEFSKVRRRRANIRHLEPTEMRIEIKRGASDDEVLDALKKANLLEEPFIQVKPR; encoded by the coding sequence TTGCCAGCTATTGAAGTTGGGAGAATTTGCGTGAAGACCCTCGGAAGAGAGGCTGGGAGAAAATGCGTTATAGTTGATATAATTGATAAAAACTTCGTTCTTATAACCGGGCCAAAGGAGTTCTCAAAGGTTAGACGAAGACGGGCTAATATTAGACATCTAGAACCCACTGAAATGCGGATCGAAATCAAACGAGGTGCTAGTGACGACGAGGTTCTTGATGCGTTAAAGAAAGCTAACCTACTCGAAGAGCCTTTTATTCAAGTAAAACCAAGATAA
- a CDS encoding adenylate kinase, whose protein sequence is MQGKVIVVTGIPGVGKSTVLNELVKLADQSSRKITVINYGTVMLEIAEKIGATLSRDEIRKSSLEFQQRLQAEAARKISQEATKTQILIVDTHMIIRTPSGFWPGLPNYVLNKLKPELLVLIEADAEEILARRSSDRTRIRDKILIDEVVEELSFSRSVASACATLTGAPVKVIRNPVGKQLEAAKELLQLL, encoded by the coding sequence GTGCAAGGAAAGGTTATTGTTGTAACCGGCATTCCAGGTGTAGGTAAATCTACTGTGTTAAACGAGCTTGTCAAGCTTGCCGACCAAAGTAGTCGGAAAATCACGGTTATCAACTACGGCACAGTTATGCTCGAGATAGCTGAAAAGATCGGAGCAACTCTAAGTCGAGACGAAATTCGAAAGAGTTCGCTTGAGTTTCAACAAAGGTTACAAGCGGAAGCTGCTCGGAAAATTTCTCAGGAGGCAACTAAAACACAGATTCTAATCGTGGATACGCATATGATTATTCGCACGCCGAGTGGTTTCTGGCCTGGTCTCCCAAATTATGTTCTTAATAAACTTAAACCAGAACTTCTAGTGCTTATCGAAGCAGACGCCGAAGAGATTCTCGCGCGGCGTTCTTCTGATAGAACTCGTATAAGAGATAAAATTTTAATTGATGAGGTTGTAGAGGAGCTCAGTTTCTCGAGATCTGTAGCTTCTGCCTGCGCTACGTTGACTGGTGCTCCAGTTAAGGTAATAAGGAACCCAGTAGGAAAGCAACTTGAAGCGGCGAAAGAATTACTTCAACTTCTGTGA
- a CDS encoding uL15 family ribosomal protein produces the protein MVAHKDRKIRKRRGSRTCGWGRVGQHRDHGRLGGHGKAGIHKHKWNQNQPKYAGKTGFKCPKGLGRTVNVINVGELQELANALVTNKKAKSEDRKIVFDLSELGYNKLLGKGRITEAMIVKAPAASKSAIKKIEEAGGEVLKPN, from the coding sequence ATCGTGGCACACAAGGATCGGAAAATTCGGAAACGGCGCGGCTCAAGAACTTGTGGGTGGGGTCGCGTAGGGCAACACCGAGACCATGGGCGATTGGGCGGACATGGAAAAGCTGGTATCCACAAGCATAAGTGGAATCAAAATCAGCCGAAATACGCTGGGAAAACAGGATTTAAATGTCCAAAAGGTTTAGGGCGAACGGTTAACGTGATAAACGTGGGGGAGCTTCAAGAACTCGCTAATGCTCTTGTAACTAATAAAAAAGCTAAGTCTGAAGATCGCAAGATTGTTTTCGACCTTTCAGAGCTTGGTTACAATAAGCTCTTAGGTAAAGGTAGAATAACTGAGGCTATGATTGTTAAGGCGCCAGCCGCTTCGAAATCGGCTATAAAAAAGATTGAAGAGGCTGGCGGCGAAGTTCTTAAGCCGAACTGA
- a CDS encoding 30S ribosomal protein S5: MVQEGQITSLEEIFAQGLRIQEPEIVDLLLPGIQQEVLTINLVQKQTDAGEQSRFKALVVVGNENGYVGVGVGKARQVRTAIQKGVIGAKLNLIPVRRGCGSWECGCGNPHSLPFKVTGKCGSVIVHIIPGPRGLGIVAGETAKIILRLAGIKDCWIRTFGSTRTIPSFAYATYDALRNTYRVITPSDWVR, from the coding sequence ATGGTTCAAGAGGGACAAATAACTTCACTTGAGGAAATTTTTGCTCAAGGGCTGAGGATTCAGGAACCTGAGATTGTCGATTTGCTTCTTCCGGGTATTCAGCAAGAGGTTCTCACCATTAACTTGGTTCAGAAGCAGACGGATGCTGGAGAGCAATCCCGTTTCAAGGCATTAGTTGTTGTAGGAAATGAGAACGGTTACGTTGGAGTAGGCGTTGGAAAAGCTCGTCAGGTGAGGACCGCAATCCAGAAAGGAGTTATTGGCGCGAAGCTCAACTTAATTCCAGTTCGGCGTGGGTGTGGCAGTTGGGAATGCGGATGCGGTAACCCCCATTCCCTCCCGTTTAAAGTTACTGGGAAGTGTGGGAGCGTCATTGTCCATATTATTCCGGGTCCAAGGGGACTTGGGATAGTTGCAGGTGAAACTGCTAAGATTATTCTTAGACTAGCTGGAATTAAGGACTGTTGGATTAGAACTTTTGGATCCACTCGAACTATTCCATCCTTTGCCTATGCAACTTACGATGCTTTGAGGAATACTTACCGAGTTATCACTCCGAGTGACTGGGTGCGGTGA
- a CDS encoding DUF106 domain-containing protein: MSWFDLSGLFEPVWRWLADMHLGSPPQSTIFVLGVSMILALITLTANKLLVDVKKLKELREEVTAWQREFNQARRSGDKQAEMKLKRKQARISQLQAALLRQQMKLMLIFFAPFAIIFYALSGFYKESIVVWAPYWLPFITTSITTSKGVEYGLHFFWWYLISSFTVNLPLTRLLGLSYTGE, from the coding sequence ATGAGTTGGTTTGACTTAAGCGGCTTGTTTGAACCGGTTTGGAGATGGCTTGCGGATATGCACTTAGGTTCTCCCCCTCAGTCAACTATATTTGTTCTTGGTGTTTCAATGATCCTCGCTTTAATCACCCTAACTGCAAATAAGTTGCTAGTTGATGTCAAGAAACTGAAAGAATTAAGAGAAGAGGTTACCGCATGGCAACGTGAGTTTAATCAAGCGAGACGGAGTGGCGATAAGCAAGCGGAGATGAAGCTTAAGCGGAAACAAGCTCGCATCAGCCAGTTACAAGCGGCACTGTTAAGACAACAGATGAAACTTATGCTGATTTTCTTCGCTCCTTTCGCAATAATCTTCTACGCTCTAAGCGGCTTTTATAAAGAGAGCATTGTAGTATGGGCCCCGTATTGGCTTCCATTTATTACAACTTCCATTACAACATCCAAAGGAGTTGAGTATGGTCTCCACTTCTTTTGGTGGTATCTAATTAGTTCATTCACTGTAAACTTACCTCTAACGCGTTTGCTAGGCTTGTCGTATACGGGTGAGTAA
- the secY gene encoding preprotein translocase subunit SecY: MGRFLDAFKPIARFMPEVKPPVRKVGFSEKLFWTGLVLVIYLVMCEVPLYGIPLYGRGVGYDPFFYMRVILAAKRGTLMELGIGPIVTAGLILQLLAGSRIIQVDFSKPADRGLFTSANKFFAIIMTLFEASAYLFGGAYGQIKPEIGFLICLQLLAAGIILILLDEMLQKGWGIGSGISLFIAAGVAQTIWWYSFAPVGPMSDHKYFGALVAFAQGIMQNEYVTKGWWNLIHRPENLPDMLSFIATVAIFLVVMYFEGMRVEIPIAYARFRGFRGKFPVKLLYVSNIPVILASALFADVYFISQICWSKFNPDNKILWFNLLGTFNATSTQPEPIGGLAYYMTPPRSVDAVVKDPVKTIIYISILLIVCVIFSMTWVQVSGLDSKTVAKQLVDSGMQIPGFRRSEKPIQELLNRYIPAVTVLGGLTVGLIAAFGDVLNAFGGGTGILLTAGILFQYYQILVKERITEMYPGISKFLGK; encoded by the coding sequence ATGGGGCGTTTCCTTGACGCCTTTAAACCTATTGCGCGGTTTATGCCAGAAGTTAAACCGCCGGTACGGAAAGTTGGCTTCAGTGAGAAACTTTTCTGGACTGGACTTGTACTCGTGATTTACTTAGTAATGTGTGAGGTGCCCCTTTATGGAATTCCACTATATGGGCGGGGAGTTGGTTACGATCCTTTCTTTTACATGCGTGTTATTTTAGCCGCGAAACGCGGAACGCTGATGGAGCTTGGGATTGGACCAATAGTTACGGCGGGTTTAATCCTACAACTTCTTGCAGGGTCACGGATAATCCAGGTTGATTTTTCGAAACCAGCTGACAGGGGATTATTCACTAGCGCAAACAAGTTTTTCGCGATTATCATGACGCTTTTCGAGGCGTCCGCTTATCTTTTTGGTGGGGCATACGGACAGATTAAACCGGAAATAGGTTTTCTAATCTGTTTACAATTGTTGGCAGCAGGAATTATTCTTATACTCCTTGATGAGATGCTGCAGAAAGGTTGGGGCATCGGTAGTGGAATCAGCCTTTTCATAGCTGCAGGAGTGGCCCAGACGATCTGGTGGTATTCGTTTGCACCTGTCGGACCGATGTCTGATCATAAATATTTCGGGGCACTGGTCGCGTTTGCCCAAGGGATTATGCAAAATGAGTATGTTACAAAAGGCTGGTGGAATTTGATTCACCGACCCGAGAACCTTCCAGACATGCTCAGTTTCATCGCTACAGTTGCAATTTTTCTCGTCGTTATGTATTTTGAGGGGATGCGGGTGGAAATTCCAATAGCTTACGCTCGTTTCCGTGGGTTTCGAGGAAAATTCCCAGTCAAACTCCTCTATGTTTCAAATATCCCTGTAATTCTTGCCTCAGCGCTTTTCGCTGATGTTTACTTTATCTCTCAAATTTGTTGGAGTAAATTTAACCCTGACAACAAGATTCTCTGGTTTAATCTACTTGGCACATTCAATGCCACTAGTACACAGCCTGAACCAATCGGAGGGCTGGCTTATTATATGACACCTCCAAGAAGCGTGGATGCGGTAGTAAAGGACCCTGTTAAAACCATAATTTACATTTCCATCTTACTGATTGTTTGCGTTATTTTTTCAATGACTTGGGTTCAAGTTTCGGGTCTTGACTCCAAAACTGTTGCGAAACAGCTAGTAGATTCAGGTATGCAGATTCCCGGATTTCGGCGATCTGAAAAACCAATCCAAGAACTTCTAAATCGATACATACCAGCGGTCACTGTACTAGGTGGCTTAACTGTCGGCTTAATTGCGGCTTTTGGAGACGTTCTAAATGCCTTTGGCGGTGGGACCGGTATATTGCTCACAGCTGGAATCCTCTTTCAATATTACCAGATTCTAGTTAAAGAAAGAATCACCGAGATGTATCCAGGTATCAGTAAATTCTTAGGGAAATAG
- a CDS encoding CBS domain-containing protein, producing MSQRVRVYEVMTHNPLTVSLNDNLEKVVQMMNRFRVGSIIVVDEGRPLGIVTERDILVRVVAKGKLAIETWVKDVMSKPIITIPENAYVEAAAKKMVKEGVKRLAVTRNGLLVGIITSTDIVKAVAAGLLTQEVYLYLSDIFKKPPLSGTVKRQGRLHV from the coding sequence ATGTCTCAACGAGTAAGAGTTTATGAAGTAATGACTCACAATCCTTTGACAGTTTCGCTAAATGACAATCTCGAGAAAGTAGTGCAAATGATGAACCGGTTTAGGGTAGGTTCCATTATAGTTGTGGATGAAGGGCGTCCTCTAGGCATCGTAACAGAGAGGGATATTCTTGTCAGGGTTGTGGCGAAGGGAAAATTGGCGATAGAGACTTGGGTAAAAGATGTTATGTCTAAACCGATTATTACAATTCCAGAAAATGCGTATGTCGAGGCGGCGGCTAAAAAGATGGTGAAAGAAGGAGTGAAGAGGTTAGCTGTAACTAGAAATGGTTTGCTTGTAGGGATTATTACATCGACAGACATAGTAAAGGCCGTTGCTGCAGGACTGTTAACGCAAGAAGTTTATCTTTATCTTTCAGACATCTTTAAGAAACCTCCTTTATCGGGGACTGTTAAACGGCAAGGCAGGTTGC
- a CDS encoding AAA family ATPase, producing MGIVVTISGLHGTGKSTYARALAEEFRLRHISAGMLFREMATRKGLSVEELSKLAEVDPEIDRIIDERTKMEAKKGSVVIDGQLAGWMAKDHADIRIFLTAPDRVRIERLAHRDNVDYQEAERQTRLREEIEWRRYRKFYDVDIRDTSIYDLVLNTALLPIDSSIKVLKDIVREYITHNLRGR from the coding sequence ATGGGGATCGTGGTGACGATTAGCGGACTTCATGGGACGGGAAAATCCACTTATGCAAGGGCTTTAGCCGAAGAGTTTAGGCTTCGTCACATCTCGGCTGGAATGCTCTTTCGGGAAATGGCTACTCGAAAAGGGCTGTCAGTTGAAGAACTCAGTAAGCTCGCTGAAGTGGATCCGGAAATAGACCGCATAATCGATGAACGGACGAAGATGGAGGCGAAGAAGGGCTCAGTAGTTATTGATGGGCAACTAGCGGGTTGGATGGCAAAGGACCACGCGGATATTAGAATCTTTTTAACTGCACCTGATAGGGTTAGAATCGAGCGTTTAGCCCATAGAGACAATGTGGACTACCAGGAAGCGGAACGACAAACTCGGCTTAGGGAGGAAATTGAGTGGAGGAGATATCGAAAATTCTATGATGTAGACATACGGGATACATCAATTTACGATCTGGTACTTAACACCGCCCTTCTTCCCATTGACTCAAGCATTAAAGTTCTTAAAGATATTGTGCGTGAGTACATCACTCATAACTTAAGAGGGCGATGA
- the rpl34e gene encoding 50S ribosomal protein L34e (the function of this protein in the ribosome is unknown), with protein MPRPALRTSEGKRRAVRLPGGGVGYHSKVKHVGIGKCAACGRRLKGVGKLDVRNRYLPKTDKRPERLYGGCVCSSCLREWIKQACRGFS; from the coding sequence ATGCCTAGGCCGGCGCTTCGAACCTCAGAGGGAAAGCGTCGAGCAGTTCGCTTGCCTGGTGGCGGTGTGGGTTACCATTCCAAGGTAAAGCATGTGGGTATCGGTAAATGTGCTGCTTGTGGAAGACGGCTTAAAGGGGTTGGTAAACTCGACGTTCGGAATAGGTATTTGCCGAAGACTGATAAGCGCCCGGAGCGGTTGTACGGTGGCTGCGTATGTTCCTCATGCCTTCGAGAATGGATTAAACAAGCTTGTAGAGGTTTTAGCTAA
- a CDS encoding 50S ribosomal protein L18 has protein sequence MVRASGPRFRVPFRRRLEGKTNYYLRRRLISSKKPRLVIRGSLKHITVAVVEAKSDGDYTLACAHSSELAKKVGWLGGCGNLPAAYLTGLLAGYRAVLKGIKDAVLDIGLHFPSKGARVFAALRGALDAGLHVPHGNSVLPDDKRISGEHIAEYARKISSDLDLYRKRFSSYLARNQKPEELPEHFNMVRKRVIELFGTGGARVGD, from the coding sequence TTGGTTAGAGCTAGTGGTCCTAGGTTCCGCGTTCCATTTCGCCGAAGATTAGAAGGTAAAACCAACTACTACCTACGGAGAAGGCTAATCTCCTCAAAGAAGCCTCGTTTAGTTATCAGAGGCTCTTTGAAACATATTACAGTCGCAGTCGTCGAAGCTAAATCAGATGGAGATTACACGCTGGCTTGTGCGCACTCCAGCGAACTTGCAAAGAAAGTTGGCTGGCTTGGCGGCTGTGGTAATCTTCCTGCAGCCTATCTAACTGGCTTGCTTGCGGGTTATCGAGCAGTTCTAAAAGGAATTAAAGATGCAGTACTGGACATCGGTCTCCACTTTCCCTCCAAAGGTGCTAGAGTTTTTGCAGCCTTAAGAGGAGCTCTTGATGCTGGTCTTCATGTCCCTCACGGGAATTCGGTTTTGCCTGATGATAAGCGGATCAGTGGGGAACATATTGCAGAATACGCAAGGAAAATCTCATCAGATCTCGACCTCTATCGGAAGCGCTTCTCCTCTTATCTTGCTAGAAATCAGAAGCCCGAGGAACTGCCCGAGCATTTTAACATGGTTAGGAAACGAGTAATCGAATTATTTGGAACAGGTGGTGCTCGTGTTGGAGATTGA
- a CDS encoding 50S ribosomal protein L30, producing MSQKGNCLAVIRIRGSVGVRCDVEETLKMLRLTKVNHAVLVANAPTYLGMLRKVKDYVTWGEVSLDAVKLLLRERGELRGGQKLTDALVRCELGYSSIDELAEAIYGLEVMLHDIPNLKPVFRLHPPRGGFKRTKRRPIGSNGESGYRGEAINKLLARMI from the coding sequence TTGAGCCAGAAAGGTAACTGTCTTGCTGTCATTCGAATACGGGGTTCAGTTGGTGTCAGGTGCGATGTTGAGGAGACGTTGAAAATGTTGAGATTGACAAAAGTGAATCACGCGGTTTTAGTTGCGAATGCTCCTACATATCTTGGGATGCTCCGCAAGGTTAAGGATTATGTGACTTGGGGGGAAGTTTCCCTGGACGCTGTTAAGCTTCTCCTGCGTGAGCGTGGCGAGCTGCGTGGGGGGCAGAAGTTAACTGATGCTCTGGTTAGGTGCGAGCTTGGATACTCTTCAATCGATGAGCTTGCAGAGGCTATTTATGGTTTAGAAGTCATGTTGCATGATATCCCTAATTTAAAACCAGTTTTTCGCTTACATCCGCCGAGAGGTGGTTTTAAAAGGACGAAACGTCGTCCAATCGGAAGTAACGGTGAGTCTGGTTATCGAGGTGAAGCCATAAATAAACTTCTAGCCCGGATGATTTAG